The Teredinibacter franksiae DNA window ATTTAGCTGCGAAACCGCCGTTACCGCTTGATCAACATCCGTTACTAAAAAGCCATTTTTCCCATGCTCAATCAACTCAGGCATACTGCCACGATTGAACGCAATAACGGGCGTACCGCAAGCCATCGCTTCAATTACTGAAAGGCCAAAAGGTTCGTTAAAGAAAATAGGATGCAACAACGCCATAGCACCACCTAGTAGCGCGTTACGCTTTTCCGGGCCAACGCTACCTAAGAACTCTATTTTCCCTGGTTTAAATTGCGGAGCTACACATTCATCGAAATAGTCTTTGTCTTGAATTATGCCGGCCATTACCAATTTAATGCCTGAGGCTAGGGCGATATCTATAGCCTCACGCGCACCTTTGTCTTTATGGATTCGCCCTAGGAAGACCAAGTAATTGTCGGGTTTAGCTTGAAAAGAAAACTCATCAAGCTTAATACCGTGATGAATTGTGGCCAAATAATCCAAAGAGGGTGCACGATCAGAGTCGCTGATAGAGATGTAAAAAACTTTTTTATTGTATTTCTCGTAAACCGGTAAAATGGCGGGGGAGGAAAACCCATGAATGGTTGCCACCATTGGGGTTGTTGTCATAGAGGAATAGCTTAACGGTAAAAAGTCGAAATGATTATGAATAACATCGTATTGATCGGCATGCTCAAACAACTCGGAGATATGCAAGCATTCTTCAACTTTAGGAATAACATCGCTATCCTCTTCGTAACCACGCATACACACGGCTTTAAGTTTTGCTTTGGTGAGTGAGTCGCCCGTTGCATACAACGTAACGTTAATACCACGGCGAATGAGGCCTTCAGTCAATAAAGACACGACATTTTCCCATGGCCCATAGTGCCGTGGCGGTGTACGCCAGGCAATCGGAGATAACATTGCAATATGCATTGGTTACGTCTCCTTCACGGCACTGTTTTGTGAGCGTTTATTATCTGGTTTTGCAACCAGTAATGCGTCAGCGGCAAAGCGATGCAACCTTGCCAAAGACATAAGCCAGGCAAGAGACGATTCCGCACCTTGGTTTTCATTCACGCCATTACTTTCCAGCCCATCTCGGCAGCCACCGGTCTTAGCGTCATACAGGGGTAAGTTGAGATCGTTATGTCCTAGAAACCAATTAAAGGCAATGATTGCGCGGCGAAGCCATGCTCTGTCCTGGCTAAATTGATAGGCCGAAATACAGGCGTCAATCATGGCTTGCGCCTCTAAGGGTTGCTGGTCGAAGCGCGCTCTACTTTTACCTTGACGATACCAGCCCACGTTTCCGATCGGTACGAAATGGCCACTCTCACATTGAACATCGAAAAGCCATTTTAACGAAGACAACCCAGCACGGCTCATGGCTTCATCTTGCAGCTGCTGCCCACTTACGATTAAAGCTTGTGGTAACTTAGCGTTGTCATAGGCAACAATAGATTCTGGCCAAGGCCAATCCTCTGTTGTGTGATCTGTAAATTGTTGAAACAGCCGTTGCGCTAGCGCTAAACCCGTGCGCCGTGCCTCGGAGTCACCGGGAATCGTTGTTAAATAGGCATCTATGCCAACCAGAGTAAATGCAATAGCGCGCGGAGACAAAAATATTTCAGCTGTTGGCAAGGCCTGCTTAAATAAGGTTGAAAGCATGGGTAATTGCCGGCTATCGCGTAGTAGATTAACGGCGGCACCTAACCCCCAAAGCGCACGGCCGTGTGAATCTTCTGACCCGACTGTTTCTAACCAACGACGATCATAGCCCATGAAATTACGAAACCTACCGCTTTCGACATCAAAAGCATGTAATAGGAAGGCAAGATAGCGGTCACAGAGTTGCTCATTACGCTCCGGCGGTTCGGCCAAAAGGTTATGGGCTTCCGCGGCAACAATTAACGCTCGCGCGTTATCATCAGTGCAGTAACCATGGTTTCTGTCGGGAATGTTATACTTCGCGTGTTGAAAAATACCGGTGTCGTCGGTCATGGTTAATAAATGATCGAGCTTTAATAACGGTAAATCCTGACTTAATACTGTTTCAGGTAGGTCGCTTGGCAATGAGCGATAAGGATGTGGATTATGGCTGCGTTCGGCCTTAACTTCTTCGAACACCTCTAAATAACGCGTACCTACTTTTTCCCATACGGCATCTCGACAGTAATCGTAGGCCAGTTTACGAATGGAGTGACGCTTGTCGTCGTTTGCCAGTAATTCAATTAACGCATCACTCATGGCTGGTACGTCTTTAAACGGCACAAGTAGGCCTCGACCGTCCGCCAGCATTTCCTCCGCGTACCAGTACGGTGTTGACACCACCGGTTTGCCCGTACCCATGGCATAGGCCAACGTACCGGAAGTAATCTGAGCTACGTCATCGTAGGGTGTTATATAGATATCGGCCGCAGACAAATATTCGGTCAGCTCTTGTAGAGAAACAAAGCGATTTTGGAAAAGCACATGCTTTTCCAAACCGAGTTTTTGTACCAACTGGCGCAAACGCAAACGGTAAGCATCTCCCTCATGCTTCAATACGTGTGGGTGTGTAGCGCCAAGCACAATGTATGTAACATCAGGAAATTGTTTGACGACCTTGTGTAGGGCATGCAACGCCGTTTCGATACCTTTATTTTTTGAAAGTAGCCCGAAAGTTAGTATCATTTTTTTGCCGAGCACACCAAACTTTTCTTTATAGTAGCTTGGGTCAACAAATGGCATATCGGGAATGCCGTGGGGGATATAGACAATTTTTAATGGGTTAATAGCATAAACAGACTGTAAGAGGTCAATAGCTTTATGACTCATAACAATAAGGCGGTCAGACAGCTCGGCTAATCGTACCATCACCGTGCGGTATTCATCCGTTGGCTCAGCTAATACCGTGTGTAAGGTTGTTACAACTGGCATGCGTAACTCCGACAACAACTTCAAAATATGACTTCCTGCCGGGCCACCAAATATTCCGTATTCATGCTGTACGCACACAACATCAACTTGATTGATATTTAAAAAGTCCGCCGCCAAACTGTAATCTCTGAGGGATTTTTGATTGATTTCGAAGTGAACTTTATCCGGGTAAGCGTAGCCTTCTGGCTTATCATTCATGGCCACGGCCCAGCAGTTATGAGGCGAGTCTGGGCTGGATAAAGAGCCAACTAAATCGGCGGTAAATGTTGCAATTCCACACAGGCGAGGTAGGTAATTACCAATTACGGCGATGGATTTTGTATCAGTGCAGGGTTTATTCATAGGTTGCCACCACATTGCTGCAGTCGGGTTTTACCCGTTTTCAAAATGCTACGACAGCATTCAGAGTAGATTGTATATCGGTTACTCATGCCATACTGTTCTTGGGCCCGCCAAGGGGGCAAAGGCTCATTAAGATTCAAGCCACTTTCACCGAGGACTACAACGGTGCGCCCGAGGGATTGATTATCGGATAGTTTAAGTCGTCGATGTTTGAGTGGTAAGTGTTTGGTCATTTATAGCTATCCAAAAGCGACCTTATATTACTTGGGAGACAGCAAGGAACGATACGAGGCCTTGTTTAAAGACTGCCACTCACGACACTTTACGTAAAACAGGTCGATGGGTATTGATAGCTAGAACTGTAAAAGGTTAGTGTGTAAGCAAAAGCAGAAATGGTTGATAGCCAGAGAAAGGGCCAATCATGGCAGTCGTTAGTCCTTGATAGACTCTTCGGTGGTTAGCCACCTAGGTATACGCCTAAGCCGCGAATACAGCAAGTTTTTTAAAAATTTGTCG harbors:
- a CDS encoding glycosyltransferase — translated: MHIAMLSPIAWRTPPRHYGPWENVVSLLTEGLIRRGINVTLYATGDSLTKAKLKAVCMRGYEEDSDVIPKVEECLHISELFEHADQYDVIHNHFDFLPLSYSSMTTTPMVATIHGFSSPAILPVYEKYNKKVFYISISDSDRAPSLDYLATIHHGIKLDEFSFQAKPDNYLVFLGRIHKDKGAREAIDIALASGIKLVMAGIIQDKDYFDECVAPQFKPGKIEFLGSVGPEKRNALLGGAMALLHPIFFNEPFGLSVIEAMACGTPVIAFNRGSMPELIEHGKNGFLVTDVDQAVTAVSQLNSINRSDCRLHVEQFFNVDRMVDDYINAYQQIMDKTARKPNPNHSWGYYTLLTDSTHYKIREITVFPGKRTSIQSHRNSDKHWLIVSGLGEATVEDRISTYKPSQSIDIPRHSKHRIHNPSNSIDLRLIEIQTGDAFEDDDTHT
- a CDS encoding glycosyltransferase family 4 protein, with translation MNKPCTDTKSIAVIGNYLPRLCGIATFTADLVGSLSSPDSPHNCWAVAMNDKPEGYAYPDKVHFEINQKSLRDYSLAADFLNINQVDVVCVQHEYGIFGGPAGSHILKLLSELRMPVVTTLHTVLAEPTDEYRTVMVRLAELSDRLIVMSHKAIDLLQSVYAINPLKIVYIPHGIPDMPFVDPSYYKEKFGVLGKKMILTFGLLSKNKGIETALHALHKVVKQFPDVTYIVLGATHPHVLKHEGDAYRLRLRQLVQKLGLEKHVLFQNRFVSLQELTEYLSAADIYITPYDDVAQITSGTLAYAMGTGKPVVSTPYWYAEEMLADGRGLLVPFKDVPAMSDALIELLANDDKRHSIRKLAYDYCRDAVWEKVGTRYLEVFEEVKAERSHNPHPYRSLPSDLPETVLSQDLPLLKLDHLLTMTDDTGIFQHAKYNIPDRNHGYCTDDNARALIVAAEAHNLLAEPPERNEQLCDRYLAFLLHAFDVESGRFRNFMGYDRRWLETVGSEDSHGRALWGLGAAVNLLRDSRQLPMLSTLFKQALPTAEIFLSPRAIAFTLVGIDAYLTTIPGDSEARRTGLALAQRLFQQFTDHTTEDWPWPESIVAYDNAKLPQALIVSGQQLQDEAMSRAGLSSLKWLFDVQCESGHFVPIGNVGWYRQGKSRARFDQQPLEAQAMIDACISAYQFSQDRAWLRRAIIAFNWFLGHNDLNLPLYDAKTGGCRDGLESNGVNENQGAESSLAWLMSLARLHRFAADALLVAKPDNKRSQNSAVKET